Proteins encoded by one window of Akkermansia muciniphila ATCC BAA-835:
- a CDS encoding polysaccharide biosynthesis protein, with protein sequence MAEENSNKRIARNTMLLYTRSLVNLVIGLYTSRLTLDALGIADYGIYNVVGSLVALFGLFNGSLNTAISRFITYELGRNNNQRLNKVFSSSLSILFIFALVIFILGETVGLWAVNCRMVFPADRMNAVNWVYQISLMTFLVSLLNVAYTATLTAHENFRVLATVEILLTGVKVICVILLYYAPMDRLIYFAGYCFLLTLASSGFYALYCSRHYSSCRYRAILDKPFLKEMGAFYSWNLFGSIAWLLKGAGINVVINLFFGVLINAAQAVASQVSSGVTSLMGSFSSAMQPQITKSYAAGDYEHMWKLVFNGTRYSFFLLAVFMLPLCFNIDFILSLWLKEIPAYTNIFVILLLANVLAESYSTYLITVLLATGKIALYQASVGTILLLNVPLSYLVFQWGFPPVSFLIVSIVLTIMALIMRLWLLKKMLRFSVLSFLKQVVLKTVSASLLICLVNCAIYLLLPDMYGKRIIFLLSTSLLSILLTYLTGLNNQEKILILQQLKKRITSLIHS encoded by the coding sequence ATGGCTGAAGAAAACAGCAATAAGCGCATTGCCCGCAACACCATGCTGCTTTACACCCGTTCGCTGGTCAATCTGGTCATCGGGCTGTACACGTCGCGCCTTACCCTGGACGCGCTGGGAATAGCGGATTACGGGATTTACAACGTCGTCGGCAGCCTGGTGGCTCTTTTCGGCCTGTTCAACGGCAGTCTGAATACGGCCATCAGCCGGTTCATCACTTACGAACTGGGAAGGAACAATAACCAAAGGCTGAACAAGGTTTTTTCCTCTTCCCTGAGCATCCTCTTTATTTTTGCCCTGGTGATATTCATACTGGGGGAAACCGTGGGGCTGTGGGCGGTTAATTGCCGCATGGTTTTTCCCGCGGACCGAATGAATGCCGTCAACTGGGTCTATCAGATTTCCCTGATGACATTCCTGGTAAGCCTGCTCAACGTGGCGTACACCGCAACGCTGACAGCGCATGAAAATTTCCGGGTGCTGGCGACAGTAGAAATCCTGTTGACAGGAGTCAAAGTAATATGCGTCATCCTGCTGTATTACGCACCTATGGACAGGCTGATTTATTTCGCCGGGTACTGTTTTCTGCTCACCCTGGCCTCAAGCGGCTTTTATGCCCTTTACTGCAGCAGGCATTACTCCAGCTGCCGCTACCGGGCCATTCTGGACAAGCCCTTTCTCAAGGAAATGGGAGCATTTTATTCGTGGAACCTTTTCGGCTCCATCGCCTGGCTGCTGAAGGGGGCCGGCATCAATGTGGTCATCAACCTCTTTTTCGGCGTACTCATCAATGCCGCTCAGGCCGTGGCGTCCCAGGTTTCATCCGGAGTAACCTCCCTGATGGGAAGTTTTTCCAGCGCCATGCAGCCGCAAATCACGAAAAGCTACGCGGCGGGAGACTACGAACACATGTGGAAACTGGTATTCAACGGAACGCGCTACAGTTTCTTTCTCCTGGCCGTCTTCATGCTTCCCCTGTGCTTCAACATTGATTTCATCCTCTCTCTCTGGCTCAAGGAAATCCCCGCATACACCAATATCTTCGTGATTCTTCTCCTGGCTAACGTGCTGGCGGAAAGCTACTCCACTTATTTGATCACCGTTCTCCTGGCTACAGGGAAAATCGCCCTTTATCAGGCCAGCGTGGGAACAATTCTCCTGTTGAACGTCCCGTTAAGCTATCTGGTCTTTCAATGGGGGTTCCCTCCCGTTTCCTTCCTGATCGTCTCCATTGTCCTGACCATCATGGCGCTGATCATGAGGCTCTGGCTTCTGAAAAAAATGCTCCGCTTTTCCGTACTTTCCTTTCTTAAACAGGTGGTTCTCAAAACAGTTTCCGCCAGCCTGCTGATCTGCCTTGTCAACTGCGCCATTTATCTGCTGTTGCCTGACATGTATGGAAAACGCATTATTTTTCTTCTTTCAACGTCTCTCTTGTCCATCCTTCTCACTTACCTGACAGGATTGAATAACCAGGAAAAAATACTGATTCTTCAACAGCTTAAAAAAAGAATTACCTCCCTTATCCACTCCTGA
- a CDS encoding nitroreductase family protein — protein sequence MNMLNLLKKISNRLNAICYTRSSRYKLRYLYSYDRKRFIRHAGSLHHEEEEQKLASVIMAYHVLEKGLSMPERRLGFGHDAVLNLISLIRDYSEKFPQNDQILHAISVLDAYREMHRKENFSLRPDLQQALDSLLADFPPAVKEDGQIEMTREQYYAHLESSFPEFSASRHSVRHFNGPVSLEQIEQAVSLARNAPSACNRQHARVHCICDKETRKKVLSLQNGNRGFGHLADKLLIITADLHDIRWEEERNDLYTNAGIFLMNLCYALHANKVAHCLLNWSVSPFQDIRLRQLVSIPDHESIICILACGDCPENFRLAPSPRKPVSRILTVHR from the coding sequence ATGAATATGCTGAATCTCCTGAAAAAAATTTCCAACCGTCTCAATGCCATATGTTACACGCGTTCCAGCCGTTATAAACTAAGGTATCTTTATTCCTACGACCGTAAAAGATTTATCCGCCATGCAGGCTCCCTTCACCATGAGGAAGAAGAACAGAAACTGGCATCTGTCATCATGGCCTACCATGTATTGGAAAAAGGATTAAGCATGCCTGAAAGACGTCTGGGATTTGGACATGATGCCGTCCTGAACCTCATCAGTCTGATAAGGGATTATTCAGAAAAGTTCCCTCAAAATGATCAAATCCTGCATGCCATCTCCGTCTTGGACGCTTACCGCGAAATGCACAGAAAAGAAAACTTCAGCCTCCGTCCGGATCTCCAGCAGGCGCTGGACAGCCTGCTGGCGGACTTCCCCCCTGCGGTCAAGGAAGACGGTCAGATAGAAATGACCAGGGAACAATATTATGCCCATTTGGAATCCTCCTTTCCCGAATTTTCGGCATCCCGCCATTCCGTGCGTCACTTCAATGGCCCGGTTTCACTGGAACAAATAGAACAGGCCGTATCCCTTGCCCGCAATGCCCCATCCGCCTGCAACAGGCAGCATGCCCGCGTCCATTGCATCTGTGACAAGGAAACCCGGAAAAAAGTGCTTTCCCTCCAGAATGGAAACAGGGGATTCGGTCATTTGGCTGATAAGCTGCTCATTATTACCGCGGATCTCCACGACATCCGCTGGGAGGAAGAAAGGAACGACCTGTACACTAACGCAGGCATCTTTCTGATGAATCTCTGTTATGCCCTTCATGCCAACAAGGTAGCCCACTGCCTCCTGAACTGGTCCGTATCCCCCTTTCAGGATATCCGGTTGAGGCAGCTGGTTTCCATTCCCGACCATGAAAGCATCATCTGCATTCTTGCCTGCGGTGATTGCCCGGAAAACTTCAGATTAGCGCCTTCGCCTCGTAAACCTGTCAGCCGGATATTAACCGTACACCGGTAA
- a CDS encoding phosphotransferase enzyme family protein, translating to MPLSAVFHTSSLQKQVAALSDAFAIAGEFLHCDVINSGHINMTFRATYRKPDGTTRRYIFQRVNDAVFPCPRDVMHNVEKVTNHIRWKMFRVLKTPFRQTLNLYSARGGRKYLEIPGSGFWRCYNCIENTHTFDVADHPRQAYEAARAFGAFQQLLCDMNPEDIHETIPFFHHTRRRFDHLEKAAAADSHGRLNTCRKELDFIRRRERYVDVLLDLQERGELPVRIVHNDTKINNVMLDRETDKAVCVIDLDTVMPGSVLYDFGDMVRTMTSPAAEDEENLDKTFLRMPMFEAVVKGYLEASREFITPQEVSKLAFSGLLITLETGIRFLTDYLEGDVYFKTKKERHNLHRARTQLRLVESMEEQMPEMEECVRKCFQTVNG from the coding sequence ATGCCCCTGTCCGCCGTTTTCCACACTTCCTCCCTTCAGAAGCAAGTGGCCGCCCTGAGCGACGCATTCGCCATCGCAGGAGAATTCCTCCATTGCGACGTCATTAACAGCGGCCATATCAACATGACCTTCCGGGCCACCTACAGGAAGCCGGACGGCACCACCCGCCGCTACATCTTCCAGCGCGTGAACGATGCCGTGTTCCCATGCCCCAGGGATGTCATGCACAACGTGGAAAAGGTGACCAACCATATCCGCTGGAAAATGTTCCGGGTGCTGAAAACGCCCTTCCGCCAGACGCTGAACCTGTACTCCGCGCGGGGCGGCCGCAAATACCTGGAAATTCCCGGTTCCGGCTTCTGGCGCTGCTACAACTGCATAGAAAACACCCACACGTTCGACGTAGCGGACCATCCCCGCCAGGCTTACGAAGCAGCCCGCGCTTTCGGCGCTTTCCAACAGCTCCTGTGTGACATGAATCCGGAGGACATCCATGAAACCATTCCGTTCTTCCACCATACCCGCAGGCGCTTTGACCATTTGGAAAAAGCCGCGGCAGCAGACTCCCACGGACGTCTGAATACCTGCCGCAAGGAGCTGGACTTCATCCGCCGCCGTGAACGTTATGTGGACGTGCTGCTGGATCTCCAGGAACGGGGGGAGCTCCCCGTCAGAATCGTCCACAACGACACGAAAATCAACAACGTGATGCTGGACAGGGAGACGGACAAGGCTGTCTGCGTCATTGACCTGGACACCGTCATGCCCGGGAGCGTCCTGTACGACTTCGGAGACATGGTGCGCACCATGACCTCCCCTGCGGCGGAAGATGAAGAAAATCTGGATAAAACCTTCCTGCGCATGCCCATGTTCGAGGCCGTCGTCAAGGGATACCTGGAGGCCTCCAGAGAATTCATCACGCCGCAGGAAGTCTCCAAACTCGCTTTTTCCGGTCTGCTTATCACGCTGGAAACGGGAATCCGCTTCCTGACGGACTACCTGGAAGGGGACGTTTATTTCAAAACGAAAAAAGAACGGCACAATCTGCACCGTGCCCGCACCCAGCTCAGGCTGGTGGAAAGCATGGAAGAGCAAATGCCTGAAATGGAAGAATGCGTCCGGAAATGCTTCCAGACTGTTAACGGCTGA
- a CDS encoding acyltransferase family protein, with product MKQITSLRGLAIILIILFHLNPEHFPYGYFGVEVFLVISGYLLMKSLQKQQMQIRLGEFARKKVLRLFTPVAVIVPLTLLAGMFLLDYTDLATASSTGGYTLIGAANRFLAVIQSDYFAQDSSGNPFLHMWYLAVTVQIYLLFAGGCVLYRYLPKRAAASLFWIAGIGSFLWAYSYPIHNLLQEIGLPVWEQVRPTSHYMTLPRLWEVCAGILLAIYPPPLSSTCCENNKKNALLFLLGMLCILVPALSRGKDVSLCSAAVVLGTCLVIRYAESGRLAHWFNNKLLLWIGGISFSLYLVHMPLIAFYHSWFLHAPGWPGMLAIGAASAVLGGLLYLAVEKKRMKMKWFIPLYLFALLLCVAGRQTEGFRNYINKEINSISSPQLHGASEIKSPEAARGFDKEAIKFNNNIFAFVSRADFKGSAEPGLLQLGSPAEAPSIVLLGDSHASAAFCGLDAACRELDISGIYVSSVISPFWNRELPALPFDASYYCDEKKIKALMAWLNVHPEISHVVIAQHWSTRYDSKNVMDWKLKPLPSGEPAYSDSLRAFISELRAMGKQVILLAPTPLIKQNDVAKYIRNLIRRGETGKGLESLTCTRQKYREDHAAVLPILDRLEQEGICTVLRILPYIPEDRPFNAYEHGEILYKDSDHMSSKGSIKLFQHLKPQLKEALQKESTASPGS from the coding sequence ATGAAGCAAATCACTTCACTCAGAGGCCTCGCGATTATTCTGATCATCCTTTTCCACCTCAATCCGGAGCATTTCCCCTACGGCTACTTCGGCGTTGAAGTGTTTCTGGTGATTTCCGGCTACCTGCTCATGAAGTCCCTCCAGAAACAGCAAATGCAAATCCGTCTCGGGGAATTTGCCCGTAAAAAAGTCTTAAGACTTTTTACCCCGGTTGCCGTCATCGTCCCGCTCACTCTTCTGGCTGGCATGTTCCTTCTGGACTATACGGACCTGGCGACAGCCAGTTCCACAGGCGGATATACGCTGATAGGCGCCGCAAACAGGTTCCTGGCCGTCATCCAGTCCGACTATTTCGCGCAGGATTCTTCCGGCAATCCGTTCCTTCACATGTGGTACCTGGCGGTGACGGTGCAGATTTATCTTTTGTTCGCGGGGGGATGCGTCCTGTACCGTTACCTTCCCAAACGGGCGGCCGCCTCTCTTTTCTGGATCGCCGGCATCGGGTCCTTTCTCTGGGCCTATTCCTATCCCATTCACAACCTGTTGCAGGAAATCGGCCTGCCCGTCTGGGAGCAGGTCCGCCCCACTTCCCATTACATGACGCTGCCCCGTTTGTGGGAGGTTTGCGCGGGGATTTTGTTAGCAATATACCCCCCCCCCTTAAGTTCAACATGTTGCGAAAACAACAAGAAAAACGCTCTCCTCTTCCTCCTTGGAATGTTATGCATCCTCGTACCTGCCCTTTCCCGCGGAAAGGATGTCTCCCTCTGCTCGGCGGCCGTAGTTTTGGGGACATGCCTGGTGATCCGGTATGCGGAATCCGGCAGGCTAGCCCACTGGTTCAACAATAAACTTCTGCTGTGGATTGGAGGAATCTCGTTCTCCCTTTACCTGGTGCATATGCCCCTCATCGCGTTCTATCATTCGTGGTTTCTCCATGCTCCCGGATGGCCCGGAATGCTTGCCATCGGAGCGGCGTCCGCAGTCCTGGGAGGTCTCCTGTACCTTGCAGTAGAGAAAAAGCGCATGAAGATGAAATGGTTTATCCCCTTGTACCTTTTCGCGTTGCTTCTATGCGTTGCAGGAAGGCAGACGGAAGGATTCCGGAACTACATCAACAAGGAAATCAACTCCATTTCCAGCCCCCAGCTGCATGGCGCATCGGAAATCAAATCTCCTGAAGCCGCCCGGGGATTTGATAAGGAAGCCATCAAATTCAATAACAACATCTTTGCCTTCGTCAGCAGAGCCGATTTCAAAGGAAGTGCGGAACCCGGCCTGCTGCAGCTGGGTTCCCCTGCCGAAGCTCCATCCATAGTCCTGCTGGGGGACAGCCACGCCTCTGCGGCCTTTTGCGGATTGGACGCAGCATGCAGGGAACTGGATATCTCCGGGATTTACGTTTCTTCCGTCATTTCCCCGTTCTGGAACAGGGAATTGCCCGCGCTGCCGTTTGATGCAAGCTACTATTGCGACGAGAAAAAAATAAAGGCCCTCATGGCATGGCTGAACGTCCACCCGGAAATCAGCCATGTGGTGATAGCCCAGCACTGGAGCACCCGTTACGACAGTAAAAATGTAATGGACTGGAAGCTGAAGCCGCTTCCCTCCGGAGAACCTGCCTATTCAGATTCTCTCCGTGCGTTTATCTCCGAACTGCGGGCGATGGGCAAGCAAGTCATCCTGTTGGCCCCCACTCCGCTCATCAAGCAAAATGATGTGGCCAAATACATCAGGAACCTCATACGCAGGGGGGAAACGGGAAAAGGCCTGGAAAGCCTTACCTGCACGCGGCAAAAATACAGGGAAGATCATGCCGCCGTGCTTCCCATCCTTGACCGTCTTGAACAGGAAGGGATCTGCACCGTCCTGCGCATACTTCCCTATATACCGGAAGACAGGCCGTTCAACGCCTATGAACACGGGGAAATCCTGTACAAGGATAGCGACCACATGTCCAGCAAAGGCTCCATCAAACTCTTCCAGCACCTGAAACCCCAGTTAAAGGAAGCGCTACAAAAAGAATCCACGGCATCACCAGGTTCATAA
- the fucU gene encoding L-fucose mutarotase, which produces MLKNISPLISPSLLKILAEMGHGDEIVFSDAHFPGHTFNPTVLRADGLGADALLAAVIPLFELDAYATPVIMMAPVPGDSLDPAVEAKYRKALNYDGEIEQMERYAFYERAKKAYAVVITGETAKYGNIILKKGVTPLS; this is translated from the coding sequence ATGTTAAAAAATATTTCTCCCCTCATCAGCCCTTCCCTGCTGAAAATTCTTGCGGAAATGGGGCATGGCGACGAAATCGTCTTTTCAGACGCCCACTTCCCCGGCCATACCTTCAACCCTACGGTGCTGAGGGCGGACGGCCTGGGGGCGGATGCCCTGCTGGCTGCCGTCATTCCCCTCTTCGAACTGGATGCCTACGCAACGCCCGTCATCATGATGGCCCCGGTTCCGGGGGACTCTCTGGACCCTGCGGTGGAAGCCAAATACCGCAAGGCGCTGAACTATGACGGGGAAATTGAGCAAATGGAGCGCTACGCTTTTTATGAACGGGCCAAAAAGGCCTATGCCGTCGTCATTACCGGGGAAACGGCCAAATACGGCAACATCATCCTGAAAAAAGGCGTTACCCCTCTTTCCTGA